One Capsicum annuum cultivar UCD-10X-F1 chromosome 2, UCD10Xv1.1, whole genome shotgun sequence genomic window carries:
- the LOC107860600 gene encoding NADH dehydrogenase [ubiquinone] flavoprotein 1, mitochondrial: protein MAPIKGLLSLQRTVLAQRSSERLCLYGRLFSTQAASTASTPQPTPPPPPPEKTHFGGLKDEDRIFTNLYGLHDPYLKGAMKRGDWYRTKDLVLKGSDWIVNEMKKSGLRGRGGAGFPSGLKWSFMPKTTDGRPSYLVVNADESEPGTCKDREIMRHDPHKLLEGCLIAGVGMRARAAYIYIRGEYVNERRSLQKARKEAYEAGLLGKNACGSGYDFDVYIHFGAGAYICGEETALLESLEGKQGKPRLKPPFPANAGLYGCPTTVTNVETVAVSPTILRRGPEWFASFGRKNNAGTKLFCISGHVNKPCTVEEEMSIPLKELLERHCGGVRGGWDNLLAVIPGGSSVPLIPKNICEDVLMDFDALKAVQSGLGTAAVIVMDKSTDVVDAIARLSYFYKHESCGQCTPCREGTGWLWMIMERMKVGNAKLEEIDMLHDVTKQIEGHTICALGDAAAWPVQGLIRHFRPELERRIRDYAERELQQVAAA from the exons ATG GCACCTATAAAGGGCCTACTTTCTCTGCAAAGAACTGTTTTAGCTCAGCGTTCTAGTGAAAGATTGTGCCTATATGGTAGGTTATTTAGCACTCAGGCTGCATCAACTGCTAGCACTCCCCAACctacacccccacccccacctcccGAGAAGACTCACTTTGGTGGCCTTAAAGATGAGGATCGTATTTTCACAAATCTCTACGGATTGCATGACCCTTACCTCAAAGGTGCCATGAAACGAGGAGATTGGTACAGAACAAAAGATCTTGTCCTCAAGGGTTCTGACTGGATTGTGAATGAAATGAAGAAATCTGGTCTTCGAGGACGTGGTGGTGCTGGTTTCCCATCTGGTCTCAAATGGTCCTTCATGCCAAAGACAACAGATGGCCGTCCTTCATATCTTGTTGTAAATGCTGATGAAAGTGAACCTGGAACCTGTAAAGACAGGGAAATCATGCGGCATGACCCACACAAGTTGTTGGAAGGCTGTCTGATTGCTGGAGTGGGGATGAGGGCTAGAGCTGCTTATATTTATATCAGAGGAGAGTATGTAAATGAAAGGAGGAGCCTTCAGAAGGCTAGGAAAGAAGCCTATGAAGCTGGATTGTTGGGGAAAAATGCTTGTGGATCTGGTTATGATTTTGACGTATATATTCATTTTGGTGCTGGTGCCTATATTTGTGGTGAAGAGACAGCTCTTCTGGAGAGCCTTGAGGGCAAACAAGGCAAACCAAGACTGAAGCCTCCATTTCCAGCTAATGCAGGACTATATGGATGTCCAACAACTGTCACAAATGTTGAAACAGTAGCTGTTTCACCAACCATTTTAAGACGTGGGCCAGAGTGGTTTGCTAGTTTTGGCCGTAAGAATAATGCTGGGACAAAGCTGTTTTGCATCTCAGGACATGTAAACAAGCCCTGCACGGTGGAAGAGGAAATGAGTATTCCATTGAAGGAGCTGTTAGAGAGGCACTGTGGTGGTGTTCGTGGAGGATGGGACAATTTACTTGCTGTTATaccaggaggttcatctgttccATTGATTCCTAAGAACATATGTGAGGATGTACTAATGGATTTTGATGCACTCAAAGCTGTGCAATCAGGGTTGGGAACTGCTGCTGTAATTGTCATGGACAAGTCAACTGATGTTGTAGATGCAATTGCAAGGCTCTCATACTTCTATAAGCACGAGAGCTGTGGTCAGTGTACACCATGTAGGGAAGGCACAGGGTGGCTTTGGATGATCATGGAAAGAATGAAGGTTGGCAATGCAAAGTTGGAAGAGATTGACATGCTCCATGACGTGACGAAACAGATTGAAGGGCATACCATTTGTGCCTTGGGTGATGCTGCTGCTTGGCCAGTGCAGGGTCTTATTAGGCACTTTAGACCAGAGCTAGAAAGGAGGATCAGGGATTACGCGGAGAGGGAGCTACAACAAGTGGCTGCTGCTTGA